In one window of Photorhabdus laumondii subsp. laumondii DNA:
- the thiH gene encoding 2-iminoacetate synthase ThiH → MTNHLTNSNFSYRWQQLSWDDITLRIHSKTAQDVEQALSSNKLNLDDFMALLSPAAKPYIEPLAQRAQKLTRQRFGNTVGFYVPLYLSNLCANDCTYCGFSMSNRIKRKILNKDEIIAECQAIKALGFNNLLLVTGEHQGKVGMDYFRHYLPLIREYFSSIMMEVQPMTQEEYSELKTLGLDGVMVYQETYHQPTYLLHHLRGKKRDFHWRLETPDRLGRAKIDKIGLGALIGLSSHWRTDCYMVAEHLFFLQRTYWQSRYSISFPRLRPCTGGIEPASLMSEAELVQLICAFRLFAPDVELSISTRESPFFRDHIIPLAINNVSAGSKTQPGGYADSRHEELEQFMPHDNRSVYQVADALIKAGLQPVWKDWDNYLGR, encoded by the coding sequence ATGACGAATCATCTTACGAACAGCAATTTTAGTTATCGCTGGCAACAATTGAGTTGGGATGACATCACCCTGCGCATTCATAGCAAAACCGCGCAGGATGTTGAACAAGCATTAAGCAGTAACAAATTAAATCTGGACGATTTTATGGCCTTGCTCTCACCAGCAGCGAAACCCTACATCGAACCGCTGGCACAACGGGCACAAAAACTGACGCGTCAACGCTTCGGTAACACCGTAGGTTTCTATGTGCCACTTTATCTCTCCAATTTGTGTGCCAATGATTGCACCTATTGCGGGTTCTCAATGAGTAACCGCATCAAACGCAAGATACTGAATAAAGATGAAATTATTGCCGAATGTCAGGCGATTAAAGCGCTGGGCTTCAACAATCTGTTATTAGTCACCGGAGAACATCAGGGCAAGGTCGGTATGGATTATTTCCGCCACTATCTGCCGCTTATCCGCGAGTATTTCAGCTCAATCATGATGGAAGTCCAGCCTATGACACAGGAAGAGTACTCAGAATTAAAAACTCTGGGGCTAGATGGCGTGATGGTTTATCAGGAAACCTATCATCAACCAACTTACCTGTTGCATCATCTACGAGGTAAGAAACGGGATTTCCACTGGCGATTAGAAACACCCGATCGTCTTGGTCGGGCAAAAATCGATAAAATCGGTTTAGGGGCATTGATTGGCCTTTCTAGTCATTGGCGGACAGACTGCTATATGGTGGCGGAGCATTTATTCTTTCTGCAACGCACATACTGGCAAAGCCGTTACTCTATTTCATTCCCACGTTTACGACCTTGTACCGGAGGGATTGAACCGGCATCGCTAATGAGTGAAGCAGAACTGGTACAACTGATTTGTGCTTTTCGTCTATTTGCGCCAGATGTTGAGCTGTCTATTTCCACTCGTGAATCTCCATTCTTCCGCGATCACATCATACCACTGGCAATCAACAACGTTAGTGCCGGTTCGAAAACCCAACCCGGTGGTTACGCAGATAGTCGCCACGAAGAATTGGAACAATTTATGCCGCATGATAACCGTTCTGTCTATCAGGTCGCAGACGCATTAATTAAAGCCGGATTACAGCCTGTCTGGAAAGATTGGGATAACTATTTAGGTCGATAA
- a CDS encoding thiazole synthase: MLKIADTTFHSRLFTGTGKFANANLMTQAIAASGSQLVTMAMKRIDLQSGNDAILAPLQKLGVKLLPNTSGAKTAEEALFAARLAREALATNWIKLEIHPDVKYLLPDPIETLKGAEMLVKDGFVVLPYCSADPVLCKRLEEVGCAAVMPLGAPIGSNQGLLTRDFLQIIIEQAQVPVVIDAGIGAPSHALEALELGADAVLVNTAIAVARNPVKMAQAFRIAIEAGELSYQAGRASPKQHAVASSPLTDFLRVL, encoded by the coding sequence ATGTTAAAAATTGCTGATACGACTTTTCATTCCCGTCTATTTACCGGTACAGGCAAATTCGCCAATGCAAATTTAATGACTCAAGCTATAGCCGCTTCCGGCAGCCAGCTTGTCACGATGGCAATGAAACGCATTGATTTGCAGAGCGGTAATGACGCTATTTTGGCGCCATTGCAAAAACTTGGCGTCAAATTGCTGCCAAATACTTCTGGGGCCAAAACCGCAGAAGAGGCCCTGTTTGCCGCCCGTCTGGCCCGTGAAGCACTGGCAACCAACTGGATCAAGCTGGAGATTCATCCTGATGTGAAATACTTGTTACCTGACCCGATTGAAACACTCAAAGGCGCTGAAATGTTGGTCAAAGATGGGTTTGTCGTTCTGCCCTATTGCAGTGCTGATCCTGTTTTGTGCAAACGTCTGGAAGAAGTGGGTTGCGCGGCGGTTATGCCTTTAGGCGCACCGATCGGATCTAATCAAGGGCTACTAACCCGAGATTTCCTGCAAATTATTATTGAACAAGCACAAGTGCCAGTGGTCATTGATGCCGGCATCGGTGCACCAAGCCATGCATTGGAAGCGCTTGAACTAGGCGCGGATGCTGTATTAGTCAACACCGCAATTGCTGTCGCACGTAATCCAGTAAAAATGGCTCAAGCCTTCAGAATAGCGATTGAAGCGGGTGAATTATCTTATCAAGCTGGCCGGGCAAGTCCAAAACAACACGCTGTTGCATCCAGTCCACTGACCGATTTCCTGAGAGTGCTCTGA
- the thiS gene encoding sulfur carrier protein ThiS yields the protein MKITVNDQPMELMASLAIQQLLEQLEQTQPGMALAINQTIIPRSEWNTHRINDGDNILLFQAIAGG from the coding sequence ATGAAAATTACGGTAAACGACCAGCCGATGGAGCTTATGGCTTCTCTGGCTATACAGCAATTGCTAGAACAACTTGAACAAACACAACCGGGAATGGCACTGGCTATTAATCAAACCATTATTCCGCGTTCAGAGTGGAATACGCATCGAATTAATGATGGAGACAATATCCTTTTGTTTCAGGCTATTGCTGGAGGTTGA
- a CDS encoding HesA/MoeB/ThiF family protein — translation MLNDQEFMRYSRQLLLEDIGPEGQEKLKSSHVLIVGLGGLGAPASLYLAGAGVGTIYLADDDHLHISNLQRQILYRTEDIPSAKAELAANQLNALNPLIKTMVLNQRQNLESLTTIVKQVDLVLDCCDNMTTRHAINAACVATRKPLISGSAVGFSGQLMVFEPPYLHGCYNCLYPEQQEPLRNCRTAGVLGPIVGIIGTLQALEAIKMLTGLPSPLSGKLRLFDGKQQSWSTLQLNRSQQCPICGDMA, via the coding sequence ATGCTGAATGATCAAGAATTTATGCGTTACAGCCGACAACTGTTACTCGAAGATATTGGCCCGGAAGGACAGGAAAAACTGAAATCCAGCCACGTATTGATTGTCGGACTGGGAGGACTAGGCGCTCCTGCCTCTCTCTATCTGGCCGGAGCCGGTGTGGGAACAATTTATCTCGCTGATGATGACCACTTACACATCTCCAATTTACAACGGCAAATACTTTACCGCACTGAGGATATCCCTTCTGCAAAAGCTGAACTTGCAGCCAATCAACTCAATGCATTGAATCCGCTGATCAAAACAATGGTTCTTAATCAACGTCAGAACCTGGAATCGCTGACAACAATCGTGAAGCAAGTCGATCTGGTTCTCGACTGCTGTGACAACATGACAACCCGCCACGCTATCAATGCTGCTTGTGTGGCAACGCGAAAACCGTTGATCAGCGGCAGTGCTGTCGGTTTTAGCGGCCAACTTATGGTATTTGAACCCCCTTATCTTCATGGCTGCTATAACTGTCTCTACCCTGAACAGCAAGAGCCTCTACGAAATTGCCGGACTGCGGGTGTATTAGGTCCGATAGTCGGTATCATCGGCACATTACAGGCATTAGAAGCCATCAAAATGTTAACTGGGCTTCCCTCTCCGTTAAGCGGCAAACTCCGACTGTTTGATGGTAAACAACAAAGCTGGAGCACACTACAACTTAACCGGTCGCAGCAATGCCCGATTTGCGGAGATATGGCATGA
- the thiE gene encoding thiamine phosphate synthase has product MNNLPNAPFAPTEHRLGLYPVVDSLAWISRLLQTGVTTIQLRIKDLPEDQVEEEIQQAIMLGRQYNARLFINDYWRLAIKHGAYGVHLGQEDLVIADLNAIQKTGLRLGISTHDEQELARAKSLRPSYIALGHIFPTTTKAMPSSPQGVEALKRQVENTPDYSTVAIGGISLERVPDVIATGVGSVALVSAITKAKDWRQATAQLLYLVEGIELKG; this is encoded by the coding sequence ATGAACAATCTGCCTAACGCACCATTTGCCCCAACTGAACACAGATTGGGGCTGTATCCGGTCGTGGATTCGCTAGCGTGGATTTCCCGCCTGTTACAGACAGGCGTCACCACAATTCAGTTGAGAATTAAAGATCTACCAGAAGATCAGGTGGAAGAAGAGATTCAACAAGCCATTATGCTCGGTCGCCAATACAACGCTCGTCTGTTTATTAACGATTACTGGCGACTGGCAATAAAACATGGCGCTTATGGTGTTCATCTGGGGCAGGAAGATTTAGTTATCGCTGATCTGAACGCCATCCAAAAAACGGGATTGCGGTTAGGAATCTCTACCCACGATGAACAAGAGCTGGCAAGAGCAAAATCCCTGCGTCCATCTTATATCGCTCTCGGCCACATTTTCCCAACCACAACCAAAGCGATGCCATCTTCCCCACAAGGAGTGGAAGCACTGAAACGACAGGTAGAAAACACACCAGACTATTCCACTGTCGCCATCGGCGGAATTTCTCTTGAACGCGTACCGGATGTCATTGCAACGGGAGTTGGCAGTGTGGCGCTGGTTAGTGCCATTACCAAAGCAAAGGATTGGCGTCAGGCAACTGCACAACTGCTTTATCTGGTTGAAGGCATTGAGTTGAAGGGGTAG